The following nucleotide sequence is from Luteibaculum oceani.
TCAGGGTGAGGCAATTGCCACAGGAATTGTTGAGGGAGATCGTTTTGAAATAGATAATGTAATTCGATTTAAGGAGGAAAAGGTTGGAGATTTTGATGTTAGGTTTTATGTTCCCAAAAAGCTAGACACCTGTCGTTACCTTCCAGAATTTTTAATTGAATTGGACACTGCCCATGCAAAAATAGACTTGGTAAGCCCTTCCTTTAAAAAACATCGTACGCTTTCTCAATTTCAACTTTCCCAGATGGGGGTTAATGATATTTTTTTAGACCAAAACCTTGGAACATCAGGCCTAAATATGGCTGCGGAAATCCTTAGGCAAGAAAATTCCTTTCATTTTACATCTGGGTGCTATTTTCCAAATATTAATATTTACGACCACACCTTCGGGGATGATAAATTATTGGAAAGTAACAACGATCTCTTGATTTCAGGGTTTCAGGATTCCATTTTTCAACAGTTTAATACGGATGGAGACCGGGATACTTTAATTTTAAAGGACTCGATATTAAAAGTCGGAGGGGATAGTTTAATTCTTAGCTCGCTTCCTAATGCCATAGTTTTTACATCTGATGAAAGGGTTTTTGTTTGGGTTAATTATGAAATCATTCATCAATTAAATGCTAACAAATTGATTCGCGCTTTTTACGAAAACCCACAAAGAAAAGGGACAATAGGGATATTTACTGCCCAGATGAAATGGGATTTTCCGATATCAGCAAAGGAAGAGATGCATATCATATCAAGTGGCTGGAAGAAACTATGGAGAAAGTATAAATTGGAACTTATTATATTAATAAGCTCAGGATTTGGGATTTTATTATGGATTCTTTATAAACGAATGAGAAGCGCTGTTCGTGAATTCCATTCATGAAAATCCTAGGATTATTCTGAGCCCCACAATTATTTACCTAATTTTACCAGTAAGACCAACAACATCAAAAATAAGATGACTGCCAAAAAAGCAACTACCAAGAAGGAATCTAATGACCGTGGTAAAAAGACCTCCCCAAAGGAAGATACAAAGCTAATGGGGAAGGAGGTTAAGGTTGTTGGTATTGGAACCTCTGCAGGCGGGCTGGAAGCGCTTAAAACTTTTTTTGATAATGTTCCCTCAAGCTGTGACTTGAGTTTTGTTATCATTCAGCATTTATCTCCTGACTACAAATCTCTTATGGCAGAATTGCTGGCTAAAAACACCCAATTGCCCATTTATGAGGTGGAAAATAATATGGAGATTTTGCCTGGGAGCGTTTATTTAATCCCAGCTAAGAAAAACATGCGTATAAGTTCTGGTAGACTAACGCTTGAGGACAAATCGAAAACGGGGCACGATCTCAATTTACCGATAGATATTTTCTTCCGCTCCATGGCAGAAGAATTGGGAGAAAAAGCAATTTCTATTGTTCTTACCGGTACTGGATCTGATGGTACCCACGGTGTGCGAGCAATTAAGGAAGTAGGTGGAATGGTAATGGTACAGAGCCCTGAAACTTCCAAGTTTGACGGGATGCCCAGAAGTGCAATTTCAACTGGGCTTGTTGATTATGTTCTTCCCATATCCGAAATGCCATCGGAACTGATCAATTACGTAGAAAATCACAAGGAAATTGGTCATCGGATAGATGAAAGTAATCTAGATACTCTGCAAGAAATACTTAGCCATCTAAAAAAAGTAACCAACCTCGATTTTTCAGAATATAAGAGACCAACTTTGGTTCGACGCATTTCTCGCCGTATGAGCGTAAACAAATGCAACGACTTAAAACAATATCTAGACTTCCTTCAAGCAACACCACAAGAGGCTCAAATTTTATACAAGGAGTTTTTAATAGGGGTTACTAAGTTTTTTAGGGATGCAGATGCGTTTGAGTCCTTATCCAAACACCTAGAAAAGCTTGTTTCGGAAAAAAACTTTAAGCAAACCCTAAAAATGTGGAGTGTTGCTTGTAGTACAGGGGAAGAAGCGTACTCATTGGCTATATTAACCAAAGAGGCCATGGACAAGGCCAACAAAAATTTAGAGGTTAAGATTTTCGCAACTGATATAGATAGAGATTCTATTGAAACAGCAAGTAAGGGCGTTTTTCCAGAGAGTTTTGTTCCCGATATAGGAACGGAAAGGCTAAAAAAATACTTTGTAAAGAAGGGAGATCAATACGTGGTTAGTCAGGAGATCAGAAAAATGATCATCTTTTCTCACCACAACGTCCTTACCGATCCACCGTTTAATCGAATGGACTTGGTATCATGTCGTAACCTTCTTATTTATCTTCAACCGTCATTGCAGCAGCGATTACTGGCAACCTTCCACTACAGTTTAAACTTAAAGGGGATACTTTTTCTTGGACCAAGTGAAAGTATTGCGGAATACAAAAGTGTATTTAAGGAACTAGATCGTCGATGGAAAATCTTTGAAAACACAGAGATCTCGAGAACATTGAATTTAGATCACTCCACTCTACCTGATATCTCTTGGCAACGAGGTATTAAAAGTGCTACCACGAGTGTACCGAGTAGGAAGAGCATTATTGATAATCGCCTTTCGGAGGTTTTAAGTGACACCCTAGCGGATGAAATTGAGGCGGTTAGCGTGTATGTAGATGAGCATTTTGACATTCTACACGCGAATGGAAACTTAAACAAATACATTGCTCTTCCTGACAGAGGATTTACTGTTAACCTTCTTAAAATGGTTACGGATAATTTAAGCGTAGCCATAAGTACTGCGGTTAGAAGAGCGACTCAGGAAAAAGAGAAAATATTCTATAGAGGAGTAAGAATTGTAACGGATACTTCGGTTAAGATAGTGGATGTAATTGTTCGTCCATTTAAAATTGATAAGCTAGATACCAAAACTTACTTTCTGGTAGTTTTCCTTGAAAACAAAGCTTCCGGTCAGTTTTCTAAAAATGTTAAGGATGTTACCGACCCCGATGAAATAAGTAGGGTTGAAGATTTACAAAGGGAGCTAAAGGAAACTAAAGAAAACCTTCAGGCTACTGTTGAAGAGGTAGAAACTAGTAACGAGGAACTGCAAGCAACAAACGAAGAATTGTTAGCAGCTAATGAAGAGCTTCAAAGTACAAATGAGGAGCTTCAATCAGTAAATGAAGAGTTACATACCGTAAACTCAGAGCATCAATCTAAAATTCAGGAATTGGCAGCATTGAATGCCGATATGGATAACCTATTAAAAAGTACGGATATAGGTACCATATTCTTGGATAAAGATTTGAAAATAAGATGGTTTACCCCAGCAATTAAAGAGCATTTCAACCTTTTGGTTGCAGATGTGGGCAGGCCCATCACCAACTTTAGCTCCAATGTTAGTGGGATAGATATTGTATCGGAGGTAGAGTATGTCCTTAAAACGGGTAAAACTGTTGAAAGGGAAACTAGGCTTAATAATGATAAGTGGTTTCTAACTCGAGTGCTTCCATATCAGGATGGAAATTACAGAACACAGGGTACCGTCATAACATTTGTGGAAATAACTCAAATGAAGTCGATGCAGGAGGACCTGAGGTATTCTGAAGGGTTATTTAGAACACTTTTTGAGTTTTCACCAAATGGTATTGTAACGACCAACGCAAAAGGTAAAATTTTAAGGGCAAATCAAAATACGGCGCGAATGTGCGGTATTGAAATAGACGATCTGAAAAACAAGGAGATTACTGACTTATTTGCCACATCTTCTAAGAAAAAGATTGAGACACTTTTTAAAGATGCGGCAGGAGGTAATCATCTGTCTATTAATGATAGGATAGAAATAAAATCCAATGGGAGTAAGGGAATCCCGGTTAGCGTAAACATCGAACATGCAGAGCATGAACAGCAAAATTTAATTCTATGGAGTATCGTTGATATTTCGGATCAAATCTCCGCTCAAAAAGAACTCAAGGAGCTAAACGAAAACCTAGAGGTTATGGTAGATGCCAGAACCAAGGAATTGCGTGACAAGGATATTTTATTGCAAAGTGTATTAGAGGCTACAACGGCAGGCTACTGGACTTGGGAACCAAAAACGGGTTACCAAATTTATTCGGATACTTTTAGTGAGGTTATTAAGAGTCATGATAAAAATGACCCAACTGAGGACCAGTGGAAGAAAATTCTTGGGGAGGAAAATTACTCCATCCTAGAATCAAAGCTTCAAGAACATGTAAAATCTAAAGGTAAAAAGCCATTAGAGGTTATATGTGAATTAACGACCGATGGGTCACCAATGTGGGTGTTCTTTAAAGGAAAAGCAATTGAGTGGAATGGTAAAGACGCTACTAAAATAGTTGGTAGTCTGGTAAACATTACCGATTTAAAAAAGATTGAGTCCCAGTTAGCAAATAGTAATTCTAAACTCGAGGAAAGCCTGCAACGTTTAAGTCTTAAGAATCATGAGTTGGAGCAAATTGCATATGTTGCTACACACGATTTAAGAGCCCCAGTGGTAAATCTTGCCAACTTGGCAAAGATGCTGAAGATAGAATCACTTGAGGATAGAAATAAGGAGGTTTGTGAGCGTATAGTTTCCTCTATTAATTCATTAGATAACACGCTTGAAGAGCTTCTCAATATTGCCGCTCTCAATAAAGAAGGGGTACCAAAGAAGTTTAAACAAATTAATTTCGAAAAATCTATCGATTCTGTTTTAATGGAATTGGAGGAGACTTTTGCCTCAGATTTCAAAGTAGAAAAGGATTTGAAGGTTAAGACAATAAAGTACTTCCCTGCGCACATTCATAGTATTCTATCTAATTTATTGAGTAATGCCATTAAGTATAGATCGGAGCAAAGGCCATTGGAAATTAAAATAGCGACCTATTCAGAAAAGAATTATACGGTTTTAGAAATAACGGATAATGGAATCGGTATAGATCTTGAAAGACAGGGGAAAAAGCTATTTGGAATGTTTAAGCAGTTACATCCAGGATACAAAGGCAAAGGGCTTGGGCTGTATATTGTAAAGAACCAAGTAGAAATAATGGGGGGGGAAATAGAGGTTAAAAGTAAACCAGAAGAAGGTAGTACCTTTAAAATAAGCCTACTTGATCAGGCGAAGGTTAATTCGTTAAACTCTTAAATTAAACAAGCAAAAAGTATTACATGGGTCGGTTGAAATCTATAATGGTAGTTGATGATGATGAGGTAAACAACTTTATTTTAAAAGAGCTACTGTTGGAAGCAGACGTCGCAGATGAGATAAATATTAAATCTTCTGTAGATGAAGCAATAGCTGGCCTTTCAGGTGCCAAAGGAAATAGTATTCCCCAGCTGATTTTGCTAGATATCAATATGCCTGTCAAAGATGGGTTTGATTTTTTGGAGGAGTATTACGAGAATGGCCTAGATACCAATGAAACCAGAATAATTTTGCTTACCAGTTCACTTTTTGAACGCGATAAGGCTGCGGTAAGTAAGTATCCACGTGTGGTCGATTTTGTAATAAAACCCCTTGATATGGGGTACTTTAAAAGGCTGGTGAGCCAAATCGCTGTCTCATCCTAAAACTTTTTAAAAAGATAGGTTGCTCCGTAAGCAATATTGCTATTGGCAGAAGGAAATGCGGACTTCGAATGAAGAACTCGTAAGACCATTGGCTGAGTGAATTCCATAAGTCAAAGGCATAAAAATGTGCGATTACCCTAGCAAAGGCGGTTACAAATCCCCAAAAGCACATGTAGATTAACCCCCATTTTCGACTTGTTTTCCAAAACAACGCAAGCACACAAATAAAATCTAAGATCCCTGCAATTTTTAGGAATACCAATGCATTTTGTCGCCCAACTCCAAGAGATCCAACGGTAAGGCCAATAAACTTTTCCGGAATGGGTCTAATCCCCGAGGCGTACACACCGTGACAGACAAAGGTTATTCCAGCGATTACGCATGCGGTTGTTAAAACGGCACTTGATTTAGGATTTAAGACGAGAACCCAGAATAATATCAGGGGCGTAAAGACTTGGCCCGCATATTCCAGCCACATTATCCAATTATATGCCACTCCGAAATACTGGGTCCACGAAATGGGAATTAGCCACATTACACCTATTAAAAGAGGCAACAATGTTTTCGGCTTTTTCCCTAAAAAGGCGCTTGCACTAGCGACCAAGAAACAAAGCCCTATAATAAATTGAAGTAGGTTGAGGTAAGTTTCTGTCTTGGGATGCACTAAATATTGGCTCCAAGTAAGCTCGGTATACGACTCTACAAACCATCCGAAAAGCCTATAATTCCAAAAAAACTCTCTAATAGGAGTCGATAAGAACAAAAATTGCCAAGCTCTTCCAAAGAATTCCAATCCAACTGCAAGGCGCAAGATCCAGATAACCCAATTTTTCATTTTGCAAAAATGGGGCACTTAAGATTACGGGTGTATTAACATGGGCTTACGTTTGTTATTGTTTTTTTAAATGAATTTTACCATTTCCGAAAGCCCTAGGTTGGCTTAAAACGACCAATACATTTGCGAAAAAATTATACTTATGAGGTTTCTATTCCTTTTTATCGCAACCATTTCGTTTAGCTCCCTATTCGCACAACCAAAGTATTTTAGAACCATGTGGAGGGCAGACCCATCCACTTCTATGGTTGTTGGTTGGAGTCAAACCCCGGGTAGTATAAATAATGGGATTTCGTTTGAACTGTATTACGCCACCACAGATTTTGGGACAGATCTAAGCCTATACAAGGAAAAAGGCGCAAGGGCATTAGTTGATAGAAGTGTATCGGCTTTTAAGGGATTAGATCATTACTTTGTTCGCTTAGCAAACCTTAGTCCTAAAACCCCATATTACTTCGTTTTGGTATACCGGGATGCATTGGGCAGAGAACAAGTAAGTGATCGTTATTGGTTTAAAACGGCAAGTGATAACCCCAGTGACCCCATAAGCATAATTGCTGGAGGAGACTCTAGGCTAAATGTCGATGGAGGTCCTGTTGCTCTTGCAGAATCAGTAACTATTCGCCAAGAAGCAAATAGGATAGTGGCAAAATTAAGACCGGATATGGTTGCTTTTGGTGGTGATTACACTTTCGCAAATACCGAACAGGAATGGGATGCCTGGTTTGCAGACTGGGAGCTAACCTACACCGATGATAATAAGATAACACCTATTGTAGCTGCGATGGGTAACCACGAAGCGTCACCATTTGGATGCCCCGATTGTGGAAACTTCGTAGTCGAACGCCTATTCGATACACCTCACCCAGATGTGTATTATGCACTTTCTTTTAACGGAAACCTTTTACGCATGTATACACTTAACACAGAGATGACTATTTCTGGCGAACAAACCGACTGGTTGAATAATGATTTAGACTCGGTTGATGGATCGGTATATTGGAAAATTGCGCAATATCACAAACCAATACGTCCACATCATTCCAGCAAATCGGATAAAAATGACGCTTTCGATAACTGGGCGGAACCTTTTTACGAAAAACAGGTAAGGTTGGTGGTGGAGTGTGATGCTCACGTAGTAAAAACAACTTGGCCTTTAATACCAACAAGAACGTCAAGCGGTACTACCGAGTGTGGTAAGGACGTTGATCATAATTACTTTATCGCGGAGAATGGCAGAGGAACGGTATATGTGGGCGAAGGAACTTGGGCCGCAATTAGAATGGCAGATGACGCAAAGACCTGGACCAGAGACATGGGTACCCTTAATCAAGTAAAATGGATTTGGGTAAACAAAAATGAAATTCAGGTAAGATCGGCACAAACATATTTCCCAGACAATCCCAATTATGCAAGCTCAGTAACCCCATTAACTGAAGAAAATAGATTTATGGTACCGGACGGATTAAGTATTTGGGAACCTGAAAACGGGGCAGTTACCATTATAAAGAACAATGGATTAACACCTCTCCCAGAGCGATGTGCAACAACTAACGTTGCCGAGGAATTAGAAAGAAATGAGGCCCTAATGGTTATGCCAAATCCTACTCGAAATAAGAACTTTAGAATTAAAGCGCCAGCAAATAGCAGGGTAAAGGCATTCGAAATTCTTGGATTAGACTCAAGGTTAGTATGGAAAAAAACTACTCAGTCTAATTTTGTGGATGTCAACTTATCGGAATATAATTCCGGAGCTTATTTTGCAAAGGTGGTTTTCGAGGATGGCAAATCGGAAATAGTTCGTTTTATTTTGGACTAAGGCAACATAGGTAATAATAACATAGGATGAGGACAGTTTTTTGCGAACTGTCCTTTTTCTTTTTCGTGGCAAACGCCAGGATAATCGCCTACTTTACCTTCCATGTCTATGATAATTTGGAAATGGAGGTGTGGGGGCCAAGACCCATTTTCCTCCCATGATCCTACTTGGGCAATGGCATCCCCGGGGTTAAATTCGTGTCCTTTATCGGTAATTTTAGGTGCGGCAAGATGTCCATATAGCGTATAGAATTTAAATCCGGAAATATGGTGTTCTAGTATTAGCGTATGTCCGTAATCCCCGGGGGCATCATTAAATTGATAGGAGTGGATTTTACCCTTAATGGGGGCATGGATATTACTGCCTGCGGAGCACCATAAATCCATTCCCAAATGAATGTTTCTTACTTCGGCACCATTTACAAAATCCGGATTTCTACCATACCAGGATCTTTTTTCTAAGTAACCACCGTATCGTATGCTTTTCTTGGTTTGAGAATAAAACCAAGATTCAATTTCTACCCTATTTCCTAGATCTAAACCCAACTTGGCAACTGTTGGACCTGATAAATCGATAGGCTCAAAGTTTTCACCCTTTACAACAGGGGCAATTTGTAGTCCTTTTAAAACGTCACTTATTTCCACTCCAATTATTCTTTAATGCCTTCTAAACCAAATAAGAAAGCATATTCTCTTGCTACTTCTTTCAACTGCTCAAATCTACCAGATACCCCTCCATGCCCGGCTTCCATTTCAGTGTATAACAACAAGGGGTTATTATCGGTTTTGTAGTCTCTTAGTTTGGCAACCCATTTGGTTGGTTCCCAATACTGCACTTGAGAATCGTGATAACCCGAGGTAACTAACAAAGGGGGATAGTTCGTTTTTTCTACATTGTCATAGGGGGAGTATGATAACATGTAATCGTAGTATTCCTTATCATTAGGATTGCCCCACTCTTCGTATTCTCCAGTGGTAAGTGGAATGGATTCATCTAACATGGTTGTTACCACATCCACAAAGGGGACTTGAGCAACAATTCCCGCCCATAATTCGGGACGCATGTTCATAACTGTTCCCATGAGCATACCGCCGGCAGAGCCTCCCATTGCGTAGAGTGCATCTTTATCTACCCAGCCGGTTTCTAAAAGGTGTTCTCCACAACTAATAAAGTCGTTAAACGTGTTTTTCTTTTTTAGCCATTTGGCGTTTTCGTACCAAGGTCTGCCAAGATCTTCTCCCCCTCTGATATGTGCAATTGCAAAGCAATATCCACGGTTAAGCAAACTTAATCTAATGGTAGAAAAATAGGGGTCTAAACTAACACCATAAGACCCGTATCCATACAGTAGCAATGGTTTTCTTTTTTGGTCCTTAAATCCTTTTTTATAAACCAGGGAGATTGGAATTTCTACTCCATCTTTTCCCTTTGCCCAAATGCGTTCGCTTTGGTAGTCCTTAACATTAAATTCGCCCAGTACTTTTTGCTGCTTAAGGGTTTGTTGTTCTTTGGTTCTAAGGTTGTAAGAAAATATGCTGGTAGGAGTAGTTAATGAGGTGTAACCAAAACGCAACTCTTCGGTGTCGAACTCCACATTAACCTCTAAATCTACACTATATGTAGGGTCGTTAAAAGGAATGTAATATGCAGGTTCCCCATGGGTTGGAAGAACGCGTAGATAAACCAATCCGCCTTTTCTTTCTACTACAACAAAATAATCCTTAAAAATCTCTACGGATTCGAGAAGGATATTGTCATTTGGGGCAATTATTGTTTCCCAGTTTTCAATTTCCGGATTGGCCGGGTCGCATTTGTAGAAACCGAAATTTTGTCCCTCGTGGTTGGAAAGCATGTAAAAATTCCCCTCGTAATGGGTAAGAGAGTATTCGTGTTTTGGAGCTCTGGGTAAGAACAACCTAAGTTCTGCATCTGGTTCGGTGGTAGGAAGGTAGTGGAACTCCGTACTGGTGCTGCTTGAACTACCAATAACAATATAGGTTTGACATTTAGTTTTATATATCCCACAATCGAACTCGGGATTAACTTCCTCATAAACCAAAACATCTTGGTCTTGATTAGTGCCAAAAGTGTGTCGCCAAACCTGATTACAACGAAGAGTTTCTGGATCTTTTTTAGTGTAAAAAACAGTTTTGTTATCTCCTGCCCATAATGCTCTACCCGTGGTTCCTTCTATTTGTTCACCCACAAATTCTCCGGAAAAAAGATCCTTAAATCTTAGGGTATAAAGTCGTCTTCCCACGGTATCTTCCCCGAAACAAAGCCATTGATTATTCGGGCTGATACTTTTGCTGGCAACTGCATAGTAGGAATGGCCTTCCGCCTGAATATTTTCATCCAAAAAGATTTCCTCCTTCGCTGTTAAGTCGCCTTTTCTTCTAGTACTTATTGCGTATTCCTTGCCTTTAGCGTATTTGGTTTGATACCAATATCCGTTTTTCTTGTAGGGTACTGATTGGTCGTCCTCTACAATACGGTTTTTCATTTCGTGAAAAAGATCCTCCATAAACTTCTCGGAAGATTTTAAATAGGCTGCGGTGTAGTCATTTTCCCGTTTAAGGTAATCCAATACTTCTGGGTTATCTCTTTGGTTAAGCCAGTAGTAATTATCTATCCTTCTGTGCTTGTGTTTTAGATGCACATAAGGGTATTTTTCGCAATCGGGAATTTGAGCCATCTTTTTCAGTTTTCACGCGAAGCTATGAATAAGCGTTAAAAGATTTTTAAAGTTTTATGGATGTTGAGTACCTTCGGCGCAAGAGAAAAAGCTATGTACGAGATTGAGATTAATGATAAGAGCTACCAAGTGGCTCCCAAAAGCCAAAAATTAAACACGGGATTGATTAATGGAAACCCGTACGAGATAGATTTTATAAAGGTTAAAGAGGGCGAATATCATTTGTTGTACAATAACAAATCGTACAATGTAGAGCTCATAAAATTCTTGGAAGACAAAAAGCACATGGAGCTTTTGGTTAATGGGAACAAATACACCGTTGCCGTTAAGGATGAGTTTGATGCCTTACTTGAAAATCTTGGGCTAGACATGAGCCTTGGTGGTGCAGAGAAAGAATTAAAAGCACCCATGCCAGGATTGGTAGTAGATGTTTTAGTGGAAGTTGGACAAGAACTTAAGGATGGGGAGCCGGTTCTTATTTTGGAAGCAATGAAAATGGAAAACGTCCTTAAAGCTACGGGTGATGTTAAGGTAAAAAGCATTGAAGTAACAAAAGGACGTGCTGTAGAGAAAAACCAAGTACTTGTAAACTTTGAATAAAAAAAAGACAATGAAAAAATTAGTATATCTAATCCCAGCGACTCTTGTAATCGCCTGTTCGGGACCAGCAGAACCTAAAACAGAGGAATCTAAAACAGAAGCAAAAGAAGTTGCACAAGCGTGTACATATTCATACGATAACAGTGCAACTACTGTTATGTGGGAGGCATATAAGTTTACCGAAAGGGCTGCCGTAGGGGGTAAAATGGATAGCGTTGAGGTGAGTGGGTTTTCCCCTTCTGATACGGCTGCAAAAGTGCTAGAGGGAGCTTCTTTCACCATCTATACCGATGGAGTTAATTCCAATAACTCGGATAGAGATATGAAGATCAAAAAGCACTTTTTCGGTAAGTTAAAAATGCCGAGTAAAATAACTGGAAAGGTATTGAGTACTGGAGATCAAGACTACGGGAAAGCTACTGTGGAATTAACCATTAATGAGCAAACCAAAAACCTAGAAATGGATTATAGTATTAGTCCGGAGGGTAGGTTTAAAATGGAAGGGAAATTGGACATTTCCCTTTTTAATGGGCTGGCTGCTGTTAATGCCTTAAACGAGGTATGCAAGGAATTACATACTGGAGAAGATGGTGTTTCGAAATTGTGGCCAGACTTTAAAATTTCGGTAGTAAGTGACCTAGAAAAAACCTGTCTATAGGAGAGAATAAGATAGTACCAACAAAAAAGGCCGCATTTGCGGCCTTTTTTTGTCTTATGTAATTTGGATTAATGCCTAACTAGGGCAGTAAATTCAGCGATTCTGTTATCAATTTTCTCCTGACTTAAATTCAGTAGGTTTTCGGTTCCAAACTCCTCTACACAGAAAGAAGCCATTGCTGATCCAGCTACAACTGCTTTCTTCATATTATCGAAGCTGATGTCGCCAGTTTTTGCAAGGTGACCAATAAATCCACCTGCGAAAGTATCACCCGCTCCAGTGGGATCTTTTACCATTTCTAAAGGCAGTGCAGGTGCAAAGAACATTCTGTTATCACCAAATAAAAGTGCACCGTGCTCACCCTTTTTAATGATAAGCGTTTTTACACCCAGGTCCATTATTTTTCCGGCGGCACTTGGTAAGTTGTATTCGCCACTTAATTGTCTTGCTTCCTCGTCGTTAATGGTTAAAACATCAACTTGAGAAATGGTCTTTTTTAATTGATCCAAGGCGATGTCCATCCAGAAATTCATAGTGTCCATAACAATTAGCTTTGGACGCTTTTTGAATTGTTTGATGACGCTTTCTTGTACACCAGGTTCAAGGTTACCCAACATTACAAAATCGCAATCTTGGTAAGATTCTGGAACTTCAGGTTTAAAGTTTTCCAGTACGTTTAATTCTGTAACTAAGGTGTCTCTAGTGTTAAGATCGTGGTGGTATTTTCC
It contains:
- a CDS encoding YceI family protein; amino-acid sequence: MKKLVYLIPATLVIACSGPAEPKTEESKTEAKEVAQACTYSYDNSATTVMWEAYKFTERAAVGGKMDSVEVSGFSPSDTAAKVLEGASFTIYTDGVNSNNSDRDMKIKKHFFGKLKMPSKITGKVLSTGDQDYGKATVELTINEQTKNLEMDYSISPEGRFKMEGKLDISLFNGLAAVNALNEVCKELHTGEDGVSKLWPDFKISVVSDLEKTCL
- a CDS encoding biotin/lipoyl-containing protein is translated as MLSTFGAREKAMYEIEINDKSYQVAPKSQKLNTGLINGNPYEIDFIKVKEGEYHLLYNNKSYNVELIKFLEDKKHMELLVNGNKYTVAVKDEFDALLENLGLDMSLGGAEKELKAPMPGLVVDVLVEVGQELKDGEPVLILEAMKMENVLKATGDVKVKSIEVTKGRAVEKNQVLVNFE
- a CDS encoding PfkB family carbohydrate kinase, which gives rise to MSVLALGTVAFDALETPFGKTDKIVGGAATYISLSASYFVNPVKLVSVIGEDFDFDMLEKMKSKGIQQEGLQIKKGEKSFFWKGKYHHDLNTRDTLVTELNVLENFKPEVPESYQDCDFVMLGNLEPGVQESVIKQFKKRPKLIVMDTMNFWMDIALDQLKKTISQVDVLTINDEEARQLSGEYNLPSAAGKIMDLGVKTLIIKKGEHGALLFGDNRMFFAPALPLEMVKDPTGAGDTFAGGFIGHLAKTGDISFDNMKKAVVAGSAMASFCVEEFGTENLLNLSQEKIDNRIAEFTALVRH